CGTGTGTATATTTCCCAGTGGTTGATAAATTAACATGACCTAGTAGAGATTGCACTGTTCTCAAATCAGCTCCTTGGTTTAACAAGTGTGTTGCGAAGGTATGTCGTAATTTATGGGGGTGAATATTCGTTACACCAGACGTACGTTTTACTACATCATTAAGTACGTATCTAACTCCTCTTTCTGTTATTGGTTGACCTTGCATATTAACGATTAAATAGTCATGATCAACATGTTTAAAAGGTTTAAATTCCTTTAAATACCGTTCTATACTTTGCTTACAAAATTCTCCAAAAGGAATAAATCTTTCTTTATTACCTTTACCTAATACTTTAACTCCAGGTAACTTCATATCTAAATCTTGTGTTTTGATATGCACCAATTCAGAAACACGAATACCTGTTGCATATAATAGTTCAAGTATTACTTTATCTCGCATACCCTTTTTACTATCAGTATCTACCGTTTTAAATAAAGCTTCCATTTCTTCTTCATAAAAAAATTGTGGTAAGTACTGTTCTTTCTTTGGGTGTACAAGTTGAACAAATGGATTAACAACGGACTCATCCTGTGTCATCCAATATTCAT
The DNA window shown above is from Staphylococcus sp. M0911 and carries:
- the xerC gene encoding tyrosine recombinase XerC, with translation MNDIQKAFLYMLKVERHFSDHTLKSYHDDIVQFNDFLYQESLDLNDFEYKDARNYLSFLYSKNLKRTTVSRKISTLRTFYEYWMTQDESVVNPFVQLVHPKKEQYLPQFFYEEEMEALFKTVDTDSKKGMRDKVILELLYATGIRVSELVHIKTQDLDMKLPGVKVLGKGNKERFIPFGEFCKQSIERYLKEFKPFKHVDHDYLIVNMQGQPITERGVRYVLNDVVKRTSGVTNIHPHKLRHTFATHLLNQGADLRTVQSLLGHVNLSTTGKYTHVSNQQLRKVYLNAHPRAKKENE